The DNA segment CCCATTCTTAGCAGTGCTAACACTAAGACCCTCTCTACGTAGTCTACTGGAGGGGCCATTGGGTTATTGGTCCCCCCCTTGACCTCAACGGATATGCTGAAGGGGGCCAGCGCGGCTGCCGGCATTAGGCTTTGAAGGACTAGGGTCGTTGAGCCCGCGGTGCCTACGTCGAAGCTGAAGGATCCCGCTTTAGGCTTAGAGGGGATGAAGGCGAGTTCCCGGGAGCCTACATATAGACCTTCTACGCGGGCGTTAACTAGCTCAGCCACCGCCTTAATGGCGGTGAGGTGTTGCGGGCGGAGGCCCGGGTTGCTTCGCTTAGCCCTAATGTTAAACACTTTTACCGGCACCCTGGAGACCGCGGAGAGCGCTACGCTTACCCTTAGTATCTGACCTCCCCCTTCGAGCATACTGCCGTCTACCTCAATGAAGCTTAGGCTACTTTGCATAGCTCAAGCACCTCCTCAAGCACCTCTCTCACTCCCTCGCAGCGTAAAGCCACCATCCTAGGCAGTCTTTCTACCCCTAAAAGCTGCTTCACCTTCTCTATTTGATCCTCCCTCGCAAGGTCTACCTTATTTAAGGCTGGGATGAACGGGATGCTGCTCAACTCCCTAGATAGCTCTCGGTACACTCTAACCTGCTGATCTAAGTCGTAGCCTGAGGTCTCGGAGGGGTCTATTATGTATATTGCTGCTTTAGCTAAGTGGCGTAGGGCGGCTATAGCCTGCTTTTCAATAGGGCTCCTCTCATGAATAGGCCTGTCTAAGAGACCCGGGGTGTCCATGATCTGGACCCTTACCCCCCTCCACTCAAGGTGGCCGATCAGTAAGTTCTTCGTCGTGAAGGGGTAGGGGGCCACTTTCGGCTTAGCGGTCGATACGCATCGGACGAAGGAGGACTTGCCAACGTTAGGCGCTCCAGCTACTACTACGACTACGCCGCCTACGTCGATGGCTGGTATCTCTTTAAGCTTTATCGAGGCCTCTCTCAGTAAAACAAGACTAGGCTCTAAATCCTCTACTATTGAGCTAAGCCTACCGTAAAAAGCCCTCCTAGCCTTAGCAGCCTCTTCGCCGTCCTTAGCCTTCCTCACCCTCCTCAAGTACTCCTTCGCTAGCTTGGCCACCATTTCCTCGCCCCACTTTACATGGGCCAGGGCTCTTCTCACGCTCCCCACCCCCACTAGTATGTCCGCCAGCTCGTAGTAGAAGGGGTGGAGCGAGGGGAAATGTGGAGCCGACTTGCGAACCCTCCTTAGCTTACTTAATACTATGCTGCTGGCACAAGATACCTTAGCTTCCTCCTTCACCTTAGTCTTAAGGCCAGGGGCCCTCCTAGGCACCTTAACCTCCACCTTCCTAGCTCTTCGAAAGGCGGCGTCTATTAGCTCAGGAGGTGATGGGGGAGGGATCATGGAGGCGAAGGGTTGCTCCAAGCCCCCTCCCTCTTAAAGACCACTCTCTTCTCAGCATCCCTTACTTCGAGCACCCTATGGTATGGAATGTAGACCTCCACGCCCTCCTCGATGTAAACTAAGTGGTCCTTGCCCACCTCCTTGACGAACTCGCCCTTAAGCTCCCTGACGTCGCCAGGGGCCCCTCTATGCCTCACTAGGATAACGCACTTGCTCAGCCCCCTTGTCCACTTTAGCTTGTTAATAGCCCCTCTCGCTGTAGCCACTGCCCCCACCTTAGCTAGCTGCGCTCTATCCTGTTTATAGCAAATTTTAAGGAATCGGGCCTTAAGTAGAGGAGGAAGGGTGCTTATGGAGACCTTTCAGAGAAGGATACCCCTAGCCGTCGGAGCCACCACCGTCGGAGTTAAGTGCAGGGAGGGCGTGGTTCTGGCTTCAGAGAAGCGCGTCTCCTACGGCCTAGTCGTGACTAGTAAGTCGGCTAAGAAGGTGTTCAAGGTAACTGACAAGATGGGCATAGCCTGCGCTGGCCTAATAGGCGACATGCAGGCTATTGCTCGCTCCCTCGCAATCGAGGTGAGCCTATACGAGCTTAACCACGGTAGGAAGATGAGCATCAGGTCGGCGGCCAAGCTGCTGGCTAACATGCTCTTCAGCCAGCGCTACATGCCTCTTTACAGTGAAACTCTACTTGGAGGCGTGGATCTAGAGGGCCCCCACCTCTTTATACTGGACTCCCTTGGCTCCCTTATTGAAGACGACTACGCAGCCATAGGTAGCGGGGCCGAGATAGCCATAGCCATCCTAGAGGATGGTTACGCTAAAGTCAGCGGAATGAAGGAGGCTGAGGAGTTAGTGGCGAAGGCGGTAAGGACAGCCATTGAGCGAGATGCCCTATCTGGTGACGGCGTTGACATTTTAGCAATCTCTGAGAGAGGAGTGGAGGAAAAGTTCATATCAGTGAAGTAGCTTTATGGCCCCCACGACGTACATCGACCTCTTAGTGAAACAGCGCTACCACATCGTCGGCAGATGGAGGCACGCAGCAGTTAAGAAGTGCCACTGGCTCCACAAGGCGCTTGTAGACAATCAGCCATGCTACAAGTCCTGGTATGGTGTACAGAGCCATCGCTGCGTCCAGTTTACCCCCATACTCTCATGCACTAACGCCTGCCTACACTGCTGGAGGCCTGAGAAAGGAGACGTAGGTGAATGTAGCGAACCTTCGCCCCAAGACTTTGATGAGCCTGAGCACCTCATTAGAGAAGCGCTTAGGGAGCACCTCAGGATAATTAGCGGCTATAAGTCAAACCCCAGGGTTGATAGGCGTAAGCTTGAGGAGGCTAAGCACCCGAGGCACTTCGCTATATCGCTAGCAGGCGAGCCACTACTCTACCCAATGCTAGGTGAGCTAATAGGCTCACTAAAGTCCAAGGGCTTCACTTCTTTCCTCGTAACCAATGGCCAGCGCCCCGAAGTCCTCGCTAGCCTACCCTATGAGCCATCTCAGCTCTACGTATCTATTAACGCCCCTAGCGAAGACCTGTACCTCAAGGTCTGTAGGCCCTCCATGGGTGACGCTTGGAGCAGGCTGCTTAGAACCCTTGAGCTAGTTAAGTCGTTTAAGTGCCCCACGTCCCTTCGCATTACCTTAATTAAGGGGGTCAACGACTTCGACGTGAGGAGCTACGCTAAGCTAGTTGAGCTAGCTAGTCCCCTTTACGTGGAGGTTAAGGCGTACATGTACCTAGGCTTCTCTAGGCGTAGGCTTGAGCTACGTAACATGCCTAGGCATAGCGAAGTTGTAAGCTTCGCAAAATCCCTTGCAGAAGAGACTGGGTACTTCTTTCTAGCCGACTCCCTACACTCAAGAGTTGCTTTATTGTCTAGGGCTAGTAAACCTATCCTGATCTCTCCTTGAGGTGTGGACTTGCCCATCGCTATTGAAGACAGGCTGGCTAAGTGCCTCGCATCCTTAGGAGAGGTGTTTAGGGAGGTTGAGCTTAAGGAGGGCTCTAAAGAGGCTCGAGAGACCTTAGACCTAGCTTATCGCTACTACCTCGATGCTCTCTACTACCGCGACCGCGACCCCTCGACTGCTCTAGCCTGTGCCTCTTACAGCGAGGGCCTCCTAGACGCACTAAGGATTCTAGGCTTAGCCTCGTTTAAATGGCCTACTAGCAATAGGATTCAAGCGGCAGCTAGGAAGGTCCTCGTGGCAGGGGTCTTCGACCTTATTCACCCAGGCCACCTATATTTTCTTCAGCAAGCTAAGGAACTTGGGGAGGTCTACGTGGTAGTCGCTAGGGACTCCACGGTCGAGAAAGTCAAGGGGAGGAGACCGGTAGTGCCAGAGAATCAGAGGCTTAAAGTGGTTAGCCAGCTAAAGCCAGTGGACCGAGCTCTCTTAGGCGAGGAGGGGGACTTGCTTAAGGTAGTTGAGCAAGTTAAGCCAGACGTAATCCTCCTAGGCCCTAATCAGCCTTTTAGCGAGGAGCGGCTTAAAGAAGAGTTAAAGAGGAGAGGCTTAGAAGTACAGGTGCTTAGGATAAAAGAGGTCTACAAGGACTGCGAGCTCTACAGCTCCTCTATGATAATTAAGGAAGTGCTTTCTAGGTGGCATGAGCCAGCTAGACGATGTACACCTCGGCCTTGACGCGGTCCCCGTCCTTTAGCCCTAGAAGCCTCCTTATGTTAACCGGGGCTATGAACTCAGCGACATCCCTCCCGTAGTGAGAGCGCCTAGCTATAACTATCGCCCCCTCGATCCTCCCGCCGATAGTCGCCTTGAAACACTTCACCGGCCCGTAAGTCCTATTACCATCGCTAAAGCCCTCGACCTCTACGCCCTTGAAGTGATTGAGCAGCTCTCTATTAGCTAGGCTCCTTGAGTCGCTCAGCCTTATATTGAGCGTCCCCGGGTAGGGGTCGAAGCCTAGCTTATCTATGAACTGCTTCCTATAGCCCTCACGGCTAACGTAGTAAGCTCCCTCACCTATACCGGTGAAGACTTCCCCGACGAGCGTAATGGAGGCTATTTCCCCCTCAAAGATCCTCCTCAGCTCTAAGTAGACCTCCCTCAGAGCTTCAGCCCCCGCCTCTGTTAGCATTACCTCCTGCCCCCAACGCGCCATTTCTCGCTTAACCAAGCCTCTCTTCTCAAGCTCAATTAGCCTTCTCGACGCGGTCTGCTGCGATAGTCCCTGGGCCTTCCCAAAGGCTGAGCTGTTTATCACAACCGGGTGCTTCACGGCCCCGAGAGTAGCTAGCCTATAGAGGGACCACCAAAGCTCAGGGTCTACCTTCAAGCCCCTCCCTCACAGCCCTCGTGGCTAAGCTATGGGCTGCTAGTATAGGCTCAGGCAACCTCTTATCCTTAAGCGTGGACTTCAGCACGAGCTCTATTGCTTGGCTTAAAGTTACCCTGTGTCCAACGCTTACGTATATTGGCTTAGATCCCTCCTTAGTAGTGACGGCAGCCCCTACTACTTCGCCTAGTTCAGGATCTCTTAGCAACGCTACTCCTCTACTGAATGGCTCCTCTACTCCAAATAACTTCTTCTTCGCCACGCCTACCGTGGGTATGTTGAGGACGACTCCTACGTGAGTAGCTAGGCCGCACCGTTGCGGGTGGGCCTTCCCCTGGCCATCTATAAAGACCACGTCCGGCCTCACCTTAACTTTCCTCAGCCCAGCCATTATTGAGGGAGCCTCTCTAAAGGAGAGCAAGGTGGGTATGTAGGGGAAGAGCTCAGGCAGCTCGACTACTACCTCCTCGATCCTCCTCCAAGTACCCCATTCAAGTAGAACTACCGCTGACACTATTCTGCCTAGTCCTCTCCTAGAGGCTACGTCAGCCCCAGCTACTACTTTAACTTCCCCGACCTCCTCCTCCTTGGCCATTGAAGCTATTAAGCGCTGGGCTCGACGCGCCTTCTCTACGTCGAATGAGTGTGGAAGCCTAGCTGCCCTTACGTGCAAGGCTAATCTTCACCCCAATGAACACAGGCCCCCTAACGTCAATCCTCCCTCCCTTAGCTTGCACGTACCTTCTAGCGGCCTCTTGGATCTTGACGTTGACGTCGCTAGGATGCCTAGCCACCCTCACCCTTACGTCTACTTCGCCGCCGCGCTCAGCCACCTTCTCAGCTTCAGCTGCAGCCCTACAAGCAACTGCGTAGGCATAACTCAAGCCTGTGTCAACTCCTCCCTCGCGTGCCTCGACTACCTCTACTTTATCCTCTAAGCCTCTCGGGGGGAGGCCTAGTATGTTTCCTTCGTAGACGTAGATTCTATTGAACGCTGCTGGCCCTACTAGCTTAACTCCAGGGTCTTTTTCGTAGACACGGGCTTCAGCCTGTGCTCCTAGAAGCTCCCCCTCAAAGGCGATAAACTCGCACGGGCTAGGCTCTTCTCTATAGCGCCTTAAGGCCTCGTAGATAGCTTCAGCCAGCCTCCATCCTTGAGGAGTAGTAGGTGCTTCGCCTACCTCTATCATCGAGGCCACCTCCTCGTCGCTTAGCTCCCATGCACCATAGAACTGTGGGTATGTAAGCACTCTAACATCGCTAAGCCCCTCGATCAACATAGCCACCCTCTCAACCCCGATGCCTAAGTTGAGGACTGGATGCTCGATTCGATACCTAGCTAAGGCCACTGGGCTGTAGAGTCCGAAGTTAGCTACCTCTACCCATGCGTCTCCGTGCTTAATGTAGGTCTCGTGCTCAGTGCCTGGAGCGTAGTACTTAGCAGTTACCTGCTTCTTTACGTGCTTAAACTCCTTAAAGCCAAACTGCCTCAAAACTGCCTCAACTAGCTCAAAGCCTAGGTCTACGCCCAGCTCTTCATCCATAACTACACAGGACGCTGAGTGATGTACTCGTAGGTGGGTTTCGTCTTCCTGCTGCTCTCTCCTAAACCTAAGCCCTACGCTAAACAACTTAAGAGGGAGGGGCCTTCGATGTTGAAGGCTAGCGAGGGTGAGGAACCAGGCAGTGGTCATGTGAGACCTGAGCGTTAAGCTAGTAGGCTGGGGCCTAAGCTCCCTAAACTCAGGAAAGCAGCTAGACAGCACCTCGGTCGCCTTCACGTCGTTGACGCCCAGCGCCGTGGCTAAGTGCTCTACTAAATCATCAGCAACCGCCTCCCCCTTCTTATACGCATGGAG comes from the Candidatus Nezhaarchaeota archaeon genome and includes:
- the sepS gene encoding O-phosphoserine--tRNA ligase yields the protein MASLTAWRVEELVAKAEEGFVRAWLEGGRLLEGMRTRVKLSYGVGKPHPVMEVIQRFREAFLRLGFDEVVNPVIVEEAEVKKQYGPEALAILDRCYFLATLPRPDVGISREVVEKIEKLGVKMDAQRVTELQRVLHAYKKGEAVADDLVEHLATALGVNDVKATEVLSSCFPEFRELRPQPTSLTLRSHMTTAWFLTLASLQHRRPLPLKLFSVGLRFRREQQEDETHLRVHHSASCVVMDEELGVDLGFELVEAVLRQFGFKEFKHVKKQVTAKYYAPGTEHETYIKHGDAWVEVANFGLYSPVALARYRIEHPVLNLGIGVERVAMLIEGLSDVRVLTYPQFYGAWELSDEEVASMIEVGEAPTTPQGWRLAEAIYEALRRYREEPSPCEFIAFEGELLGAQAEARVYEKDPGVKLVGPAAFNRIYVYEGNILGLPPRGLEDKVEVVEAREGGVDTGLSYAYAVACRAAAEAEKVAERGGEVDVRVRVARHPSDVNVKIQEAARRYVQAKGGRIDVRGPVFIGVKISLARKGS
- the twy1 gene encoding 4-demethylwyosine synthase TYW1, producing the protein MKQRYHIVGRWRHAAVKKCHWLHKALVDNQPCYKSWYGVQSHRCVQFTPILSCTNACLHCWRPEKGDVGECSEPSPQDFDEPEHLIREALREHLRIISGYKSNPRVDRRKLEEAKHPRHFAISLAGEPLLYPMLGELIGSLKSKGFTSFLVTNGQRPEVLASLPYEPSQLYVSINAPSEDLYLKVCRPSMGDAWSRLLRTLELVKSFKCPTSLRITLIKGVNDFDVRSYAKLVELASPLYVEVKAYMYLGFSRRRLELRNMPRHSEVVSFAKSLAEETGYFFLADSLHSRVALLSRASKPILISP
- a CDS encoding RNA repair domain-containing protein — translated: MATARGAINKLKWTRGLSKCVILVRHRGAPGDVRELKGEFVKEVGKDHLVYIEEGVEVYIPYHRVLEVRDAEKRVVFKREGAWSNPSPP
- a CDS encoding endonuclease V; translation: MHVRAARLPHSFDVEKARRAQRLIASMAKEEEVGEVKVVAGADVASRRGLGRIVSAVVLLEWGTWRRIEEVVVELPELFPYIPTLLSFREAPSIMAGLRKVKVRPDVVFIDGQGKAHPQRCGLATHVGVVLNIPTVGVAKKKLFGVEEPFSRGVALLRDPELGEVVGAAVTTKEGSKPIYVSVGHRVTLSQAIELVLKSTLKDKRLPEPILAAHSLATRAVREGLEGRP
- a CDS encoding cytidylyltransferase family protein, with product MDLPIAIEDRLAKCLASLGEVFREVELKEGSKEARETLDLAYRYYLDALYYRDRDPSTALACASYSEGLLDALRILGLASFKWPTSNRIQAAARKVLVAGVFDLIHPGHLYFLQQAKELGEVYVVVARDSTVEKVKGRRPVVPENQRLKVVSQLKPVDRALLGEEGDLLKVVEQVKPDVILLGPNQPFSEERLKEELKRRGLEVQVLRIKEVYKDCELYSSSMIIKEVLSRWHEPARRCTPRP
- a CDS encoding DUF120 domain-containing protein — translated: MKVDPELWWSLYRLATLGAVKHPVVINSSAFGKAQGLSQQTASRRLIELEKRGLVKREMARWGQEVMLTEAGAEALREVYLELRRIFEGEIASITLVGEVFTGIGEGAYYVSREGYRKQFIDKLGFDPYPGTLNIRLSDSRSLANRELLNHFKGVEVEGFSDGNRTYGPVKCFKATIGGRIEGAIVIARRSHYGRDVAEFIAPVNIRRLLGLKDGDRVKAEVYIV
- a CDS encoding 50S ribosome-binding GTPase, which encodes MEQPFASMIPPPSPPELIDAAFRRARKVEVKVPRRAPGLKTKVKEEAKVSCASSIVLSKLRRVRKSAPHFPSLHPFYYELADILVGVGSVRRALAHVKWGEEMVAKLAKEYLRRVRKAKDGEEAAKARRAFYGRLSSIVEDLEPSLVLLREASIKLKEIPAIDVGGVVVVVAGAPNVGKSSFVRCVSTAKPKVAPYPFTTKNLLIGHLEWRGVRVQIMDTPGLLDRPIHERSPIEKQAIAALRHLAKAAIYIIDPSETSGYDLDQQVRVYRELSRELSSIPFIPALNKVDLAREDQIEKVKQLLGVERLPRMVALRCEGVREVLEEVLELCKVA
- the psmB gene encoding archaeal proteasome endopeptidase complex subunit beta produces the protein METFQRRIPLAVGATTVGVKCREGVVLASEKRVSYGLVVTSKSAKKVFKVTDKMGIACAGLIGDMQAIARSLAIEVSLYELNHGRKMSIRSAAKLLANMLFSQRYMPLYSETLLGGVDLEGPHLFILDSLGSLIEDDYAAIGSGAEIAIAILEDGYAKVSGMKEAEELVAKAVRTAIERDALSGDGVDILAISERGVEEKFISVK